A stretch of the Massilia sp. W12 genome encodes the following:
- a CDS encoding tetratricopeptide repeat protein, with protein MKKKRKAMMSQEYEKALKIMQMPNPNIEEAKNFLFRALEKCDPYAAYALGTWYFHGSYGIQQNKEKGVELWLIASEKKVTDALFDLAVSYETGNGVKKNLSRAAMFYIDAAIRGDRKAIFEVGRCYFFGIGLAKNKKIADIWFERAEEFGMYENNRYE; from the coding sequence ATGAAAAAGAAACGTAAAGCGATGATGAGCCAGGAATATGAAAAAGCATTAAAGATTATGCAGATGCCGAATCCAAACATCGAGGAAGCAAAAAATTTCCTATTCCGTGCATTGGAGAAGTGTGATCCTTATGCAGCCTATGCCTTAGGTACATGGTATTTTCATGGATCTTATGGAATTCAACAAAATAAGGAAAAGGGAGTTGAGCTTTGGCTTATCGCTAGCGAAAAGAAAGTCACAGATGCTCTTTTTGATCTTGCCGTCAGCTATGAGACGGGAAATGGTGTTAAAAAAAATCTGTCACGAGCGGCTATGTTTTATATAGATGCTGCAATTAGGGGGGATAGAAAAGCGATTTTTGAAGTAGGAAGGTGTTACTTCTTTGGGATTGGGTTGGCTAAAAATAAAAAAATTGCTGATATTTGGTTTGAGAGGGCTGAAGAATTTGGTATGTATGAAAATAACCGATATGAATAA
- a CDS encoding RHS repeat-associated core domain-containing protein: protein MPLMERGTVNWFSGLGWMRLRVLCGRLSHKTSFAYDKVGNLIKQTDARSKDWHSKYDGMRRLVQRINAVNGVSSSRYWHTGLGQEEEDEDGRKQHYLYDNYLRLIQETDDLKHQTEYSYYLNSDPGQGPVYTPLEIKYPGYSKSQRFDARERLTSETIKQGDNLQSSSHTSSRSYDKRGLLLTETDPYQKTSQRSYDGLGQMTVYEDRLKGKTMLSYDARGNLLQVEDARGKQYRYEYDRNDKVVKEIRPLGQEIAYVWDAAGRLQSRTDPLRNKVQYSWDAVGRLRQVEHISAAGELRRSITFSYDEVGNLLQWQEQDHARQQSSQAQMTYDDANRKLTETLRWPNQVSQGYEYAYSKGGKKTALIWPDGTRIAYDYSKHGRLQSVQIPGEGSLSVNAWNWLMPAKTTLPGGSVQEAQYDGVLNLRGLQLKNPAQQNVLSLENRYGKAFELTQRSRSQAEGSWQESFQYDHEQRLTQAARSGSLGEETQSFTLDGVANRTQHSRTDGAWEYDANNRLLRRGSGANATRYDWDDNGALQRRSEGGNQVQQYIHDEENRLSEVRDGAGKLIARYGYDPMHRRIWKEQFRDRQGAALTQALRTLYLYNDEGLLAESTQPINLQADGSAVSTGEVQIQAQYGAEPGTMFGTSYQFAKLKAGNGESKFVYLQNDHLGAPILATDKEGTVQWSMRADVFGMENQVWTDAGQGVKLNLRFPGQYADEETGFFYNWHRYYDPGVGRYIQSDPIGVYKSIYNSIIDDVFFLLDPFGKIDEEHYLNHLYVYASGNSLGMIDVFGLYGEHTKNARKSTLQKHQQGQTRKQKDAGGEKGDKSRSNPRKPPSNHKGPWPPKNQGFIEEGVCMRLGLFLSLIVIPLNAGQCEDRCKCGEMCLEEK, encoded by the coding sequence ATGCCGCTGATGGAGCGCGGCACCGTCAATTGGTTTTCCGGCTTGGGTTGGATGCGGTTGCGGGTGTTGTGTGGCCGGCTTAGCCATAAAACCAGCTTTGCGTATGACAAAGTGGGCAATCTGATCAAGCAAACCGATGCGCGCAGCAAAGACTGGCACAGCAAATATGATGGCATGCGACGCCTGGTGCAGCGCATCAACGCAGTCAACGGAGTCAGCAGCAGCCGTTATTGGCACACCGGACTGGGGCAGGAAGAAGAAGATGAAGACGGGCGCAAACAGCACTATCTGTATGACAATTATCTGCGCCTGATACAGGAAACGGATGATCTCAAGCATCAGACAGAGTACAGCTATTATCTGAACAGCGATCCGGGCCAGGGGCCAGTGTACACGCCGCTGGAAATTAAATATCCGGGCTACAGCAAAAGCCAGCGCTTTGACGCACGCGAGCGGCTGACCAGCGAAACCATCAAGCAGGGTGACAATCTGCAAAGCAGCAGCCACACCAGCAGCCGCAGCTACGACAAGCGCGGCCTGCTGCTGACAGAAACCGACCCCTATCAAAAAACCAGCCAACGCAGTTATGACGGACTGGGACAGATGACCGTGTATGAAGACAGGCTCAAAGGCAAAACCATGCTGAGCTACGATGCGCGCGGCAATCTGCTGCAAGTGGAAGACGCCCGTGGCAAACAATACCGCTATGAATACGACCGCAACGATAAAGTGGTGAAAGAAATCCGTCCCCTGGGCCAGGAAATCGCCTACGTCTGGGACGCCGCAGGACGCTTGCAAAGCCGGACAGATCCCTTGCGCAATAAAGTTCAATACAGCTGGGATGCGGTGGGGCGCTTGCGTCAAGTCGAGCATATCAGCGCCGCCGGCGAGCTGCGCCGCAGCATCACCTTCAGCTACGACGAAGTAGGCAATCTCTTGCAATGGCAAGAGCAGGATCATGCGCGCCAGCAGAGCAGCCAGGCGCAGATGACTTATGACGACGCCAACCGCAAGCTGACAGAAACCCTGCGCTGGCCGAATCAAGTCAGCCAAGGCTATGAATATGCATACAGCAAAGGCGGCAAAAAAACCGCGCTGATCTGGCCGGACGGCACGCGGATTGCATATGACTACAGCAAACATGGGCGCCTGCAAAGCGTGCAGATTCCGGGCGAAGGCAGTTTGAGCGTCAACGCCTGGAACTGGCTGATGCCGGCCAAAACCACCCTGCCGGGCGGCAGCGTACAAGAAGCGCAGTATGACGGCGTATTGAATTTACGCGGCCTGCAACTGAAAAATCCAGCGCAACAAAACGTGCTGAGTTTGGAAAACCGCTATGGCAAAGCGTTTGAATTAACACAGCGCAGCCGCAGCCAGGCCGAAGGCAGTTGGCAGGAAAGCTTCCAATACGACCATGAACAGCGCCTGACGCAAGCTGCGCGCAGCGGCAGCCTGGGCGAAGAAACGCAAAGCTTCACGCTGGACGGCGTAGCCAACCGGACGCAACATTCACGCACCGACGGCGCCTGGGAATACGACGCCAACAACCGCTTGCTGCGACGCGGCAGCGGGGCCAACGCCACGCGTTACGACTGGGACGACAATGGCGCGCTGCAACGCCGCAGCGAAGGCGGCAATCAGGTGCAGCAATACATCCATGATGAAGAAAACCGTTTAAGCGAAGTACGCGACGGCGCCGGCAAGCTGATCGCACGTTACGGCTACGACCCGATGCACCGGCGCATCTGGAAAGAACAATTCCGTGACAGACAAGGCGCAGCACTGACACAAGCGCTGCGCACGCTGTATCTGTACAACGACGAAGGCCTGCTGGCCGAAAGCACGCAGCCTATCAACCTCCAAGCCGATGGCAGCGCAGTCAGCACAGGCGAAGTCCAGATTCAAGCGCAATACGGCGCCGAGCCGGGTACAATGTTCGGCACGTCGTATCAATTCGCCAAGCTGAAAGCCGGCAACGGCGAAAGCAAATTCGTCTATCTGCAAAACGACCACCTGGGCGCGCCGATACTGGCGACGGACAAAGAAGGGACGGTGCAGTGGAGCATGCGGGCGGATGTGTTCGGCATGGAAAACCAGGTGTGGACGGATGCGGGCCAGGGCGTCAAGCTGAATTTGCGGTTTCCGGGGCAGTATGCGGATGAGGAGACCGGGTTCTTTTATAATTGGCACAGGTATTATGATCCGGGGGTGGGGAGGTATATCCAATCCGATCCGATTGGGGTTTATAAGAGCATTTATAATTCAATAATTGATGATGTTTTTTTTCTACTAGATCCATTTGGAAAAATAGATGAGGAGCATTATCTGAATCATCTATACGTATACGCAAGTGGAAATTCTCTGGGTATGATAGATGTGTTTGGCTTATACGGGGAACATACTAAAAATGCTAGGAAAAGTACGCTGCAAAAGCACCAACAAGGACAAACAAGAAAACAAAAAGATGCCGGTGGGGAAAAGGGAGATAAAAGCCGAAGTAATCCACGAAAGCCTCCAAGTAATCATAAAGGGCCATGGCCACCGAAGAATCAAGGTTTTATTGAAGAAGGGGTTTGCATGAGGCTTGGTTTATTTTTATCATTGATTGTAATTCCATTAAATGCAGGGCAGTGTGAAGATCGATGTAAGTGTGGAGAAATGTGCTTAGAGGAAAAATAG
- a CDS encoding integrase core domain-containing protein encodes MGRLGAYVSDDNAHIEAWFRTCKYAPSYPAKGFESIAQARDWTLQFVTWYNCTHLHSALAYVTPEQRHTGAANAILERRRDVYAEARQRHPLRWKRHTRPWLAPNEVWLNPPSKLDQRMVA; translated from the coding sequence ATGGGGCGGTTGGGCGCTTACGTCTCCGATGACAATGCCCATATCGAAGCGTGGTTCCGCACCTGTAAATATGCGCCCAGCTATCCAGCCAAAGGCTTTGAGAGCATCGCGCAGGCTCGGGATTGGACACTGCAATTTGTGACTTGGTACAACTGCACCCATTTGCACAGCGCCTTGGCCTATGTGACGCCGGAGCAGCGCCATACGGGCGCCGCCAATGCGATCCTGGAGCGCCGACGCGACGTTTATGCCGAAGCCCGGCAACGCCATCCGCTGCGCTGGAAGCGTCATACACGGCCCTGGCTGGCGCCCAATGAGGTCTGGCTTAATCCGCCATCAAAGCTGGACCAGCGCATGGTTGCTTAA
- a CDS encoding transposase: protein MRRTTRGFATGKSLPLLAEFETWLNETSARASPSSGLQKAIVYTLSRWPARVRYAHSGDLPIDNNAAENALRPVAIGRKNWLFYGTERAGHRASCIMSLLATAKLNGLDPYEWLLDTLNKLPTWPANRLDELLPLGSVIQV from the coding sequence GTGCGTAGAACAACGCGCGGATTTGCGACGGGAAAAAGTCTGCCTCTGTTAGCGGAATTCGAGACCTGGCTGAATGAAACCAGCGCCCGCGCCAGTCCGTCCTCCGGCTTGCAAAAAGCGATCGTGTACACCCTCAGCCGATGGCCTGCGCGGGTGCGCTATGCACACAGCGGGGATTTGCCGATAGATAATAATGCGGCGGAAAATGCCTTGCGCCCGGTGGCCATCGGGCGCAAGAACTGGCTGTTTTACGGCACAGAACGCGCCGGCCATCGCGCCTCTTGCATCATGTCTTTGCTGGCCACGGCAAAGCTTAATGGCCTTGATCCATACGAATGGCTGCTTGATACGCTCAACAAATTGCCCACTTGGCCAGCCAATCGCTTGGATGAGCTATTGCCGCTTGGGTCTGTGATTCAGGTCTGA
- a CDS encoding transposase, whose protein sequence is MRWSSFDGGVVELGCMAHARRKFFDLNATQPTPITTEALFRFGQLYEIEREAKEMSIEERAALRRRKSIPLLTDFEAWLTEIGARASPSSGLQKAVKYTISRWASRVRLCAQWRFAD, encoded by the coding sequence ATGCGCTGGTCCAGCTTTGATGGCGGCGTGGTGGAGCTGGGCTGCATGGCGCATGCGCGACGAAAATTCTTTGATTTGAATGCGACGCAGCCAACGCCGATCACGACCGAAGCCTTATTCCGCTTTGGCCAGCTCTACGAAATTGAGCGCGAAGCCAAGGAGATGAGTATCGAAGAGCGCGCAGCCTTGCGACGACGAAAGAGCATACCATTGCTGACGGATTTCGAGGCGTGGCTAACAGAAATCGGGGCCAGGGCGTCACCGTCCTCCGGCTTGCAAAAAGCGGTCAAGTACACCATCAGCCGTTGGGCTTCGCGGGTGCGTTTATGCGCACAGTGGCGATTTGCCGATTGA
- the tnpB gene encoding IS66 family insertion sequence element accessory protein TnpB (TnpB, as the term is used for proteins encoded by IS66 family insertion elements, is considered an accessory protein, since TnpC, encoded by a neighboring gene, is a DDE family transposase.), protein MSWPQPKQIWLVQEAMDMRAGIDSLAARIQHSLGRTPSDGAAYVFRNRRNNRLKALVFDASGIWLCQRRLHQGGFTWPEPGAQVFLLNTEQWEWLCKGVDWRRLSAAHIPAWLY, encoded by the coding sequence GTGAGCTGGCCGCAGCCTAAGCAAATCTGGCTGGTGCAAGAAGCGATGGATATGCGCGCCGGCATCGATAGCCTGGCCGCGCGCATTCAGCACAGCTTGGGACGCACGCCGTCGGATGGCGCTGCATACGTGTTTCGCAACCGGCGCAACAATCGCCTCAAGGCGCTGGTGTTTGACGCCAGCGGCATTTGGCTGTGCCAGCGCCGTCTGCATCAAGGCGGCTTCACCTGGCCGGAACCGGGCGCGCAAGTGTTTCTGCTCAACACAGAACAATGGGAATGGCTGTGTAAAGGCGTGGATTGGCGCCGTCTGAGCGCTGCCCACATCCCCGCCTGGCTGTATTGA
- a CDS encoding RHS repeat-associated core domain-containing protein, with product MMQTEHSNIAQLNWRSLLLQWLMLGVLLLCLSSAAQAGISIRPPNGYLTIVEDDLSVSTRHGPLRWKRYWDGTHWRFNSHWESLSQSWSNLTCNKSDEASPNSPGGYWAVVDISWQPGEGGGQPAPLFTPFNSRLSDNPHDYVQARTMNLNWQQLCSAPTEGQSYEADVVRRINQLFTGKNGEYAFDNRTILRHRTVQAYRPVAKQPDVPQSEAQNAVKPAAPAMRSFNSPIETVKGYRLSDRNGGWVDYNARGEMLSWGDQNGNASWLLRDVDGRLIAVLGHDGRTLMTLHYYPSTLLAEVRDYPAPDIAQDLPPRVVRYFYDGLNRLTGVEDVLGHRTQYKYDQYSRIIKIIDPELHEQQYSYYPFGSVKQYIAADGGVTDYEWDYDTDKKQFESKIIWPRGLTMRRTESYLHDRSGRLLERFVNGRREESITRDSANNSTISTDARGFKTEVRRNEFEQVVEIRYGDNSTVRRKYSASHMQLLEEEDEAGIKTRYEYDAKGNLLSKTEALDLPEQRITEYARNPQGQLIKLTRKGRTESNGTVTPDAVLQMEYDAVGQLALLIDAENGHWRFNYDRAGNLRSVSNPLRERTSFTYNSAGLLLEVTNALNHKTSFVYDKVGNLIKQTDARSKDWHSKYDGMRRLVQRINAVNGVSSRRYWHTGLAQEEEDEDGRKQHYLYDNYLRLIQETDDLKHQTEYSYYLNSDPGQGPVYTPLEIKYPGYSKSQRFDARERLTSETIKQGDNLQSSSHTSSRSYDKRGLLLTETDPYQKTSQRSYDGLGQMTVYEDRLKGKTMLSYDARGNLLQVEDARGKQYRYEYDRNDKVVKEIRPLGQEIAYVWDAAGRLQSRTDPLRNKVQYSWDAVGRLRQVEHISAAGELRRSITFSYDEVGNLLQWQEQDHARQQSSQAQMTYDDANRKLSETITWPNQVSQSYRYEYSKGGKKTALVWPDGSRIAYEYSAHGQLQSVQIPGEGSLSVNAWNWLLPAKKTLPGGSVQEARYDGILNLRGLQLKNPAQQNVLSLENRYGKAFELTQRSRSQAEGSWQESFQYDHEQRLTQAARSGSLGEETQSFTLDGVANRTQHSRTEGAWEYDANNRLLRRGSGANATRYDWDDNGALQRRSEGGNQVQQYIHDEENRLSEVRDGAGKLIARYGYDPMHRRIWKEQFRDRQGNALGQALRTLYLYNDEGLLAESTQPISLQADGSAVSTGEVQIQAQYGAEPGTMFGTAYQFAKLKAGNGESKFVYLQNDHLGAPILATDKEGTVQWSMRADVFGMENQVWTDAGQGVKLNFRFPGQYADEETGFFYNWHRYYDPGVGRYIQSDPIGLKGGMNTYAYVGGNPTAYTDTFGLSLDGVKYVMGQVRGSFPEIKPNGPIVLGPVPEGAAGQTSNWNGTITMPPNFSPKKCLSRNEWENLFYTLFHEGMHSTDDFITRVTTTNSENDEHHQKIHRREAFEKMRPKGQQKPMWGKPRATPVNENQLYEEYVKNSPDCKCQK from the coding sequence ATGATGCAAACAGAACATTCCAATATCGCACAATTGAATTGGCGCAGCCTGCTGCTGCAGTGGCTCATGCTTGGCGTCTTGCTCTTGTGCCTGAGCAGCGCAGCCCAAGCCGGGATCAGCATCCGTCCCCCGAATGGCTATTTGACCATCGTTGAAGATGATCTGAGCGTCAGCACACGGCACGGCCCCTTGCGCTGGAAGCGCTATTGGGATGGCACGCATTGGCGTTTCAATTCTCATTGGGAAAGTCTGTCCCAAAGCTGGTCGAATTTGACCTGTAATAAAAGCGATGAAGCCAGTCCAAATTCGCCCGGCGGGTATTGGGCGGTAGTGGATATTTCCTGGCAACCCGGGGAAGGCGGCGGCCAACCTGCCCCCCTGTTCACGCCATTTAACAGCCGCTTGAGCGACAACCCGCATGACTATGTGCAAGCGCGCACCATGAATTTGAACTGGCAGCAATTATGCAGCGCGCCAACAGAGGGACAAAGCTATGAGGCCGATGTGGTGCGGCGCATTAATCAGCTGTTTACCGGAAAAAATGGCGAATACGCCTTTGACAACCGCACCATTTTACGGCACAGAACGGTGCAAGCATATCGTCCCGTCGCTAAGCAGCCGGATGTGCCACAGAGCGAGGCGCAGAATGCAGTAAAACCTGCGGCACCCGCTATGCGCAGCTTCAATTCGCCAATTGAAACGGTAAAGGGCTACCGCTTAAGCGACCGCAACGGCGGCTGGGTGGATTACAACGCGCGCGGCGAAATGCTGTCCTGGGGTGATCAGAATGGCAATGCGAGTTGGTTGCTGCGCGATGTGGATGGGCGCTTGATTGCGGTGTTAGGGCACGATGGGCGCACCCTGATGACGCTGCACTACTACCCCAGTACCTTGCTGGCCGAAGTGCGCGATTATCCGGCCCCGGACATCGCGCAAGACCTGCCGCCACGCGTGGTGCGCTACTTCTACGATGGCTTAAACCGCCTGACCGGGGTGGAAGATGTGCTCGGCCATCGCACGCAATACAAATATGATCAATACAGCCGCATTATTAAAATCATTGATCCCGAATTGCACGAGCAGCAATACAGCTACTACCCGTTCGGTTCAGTCAAACAATACATCGCAGCAGATGGTGGGGTGACGGACTACGAATGGGACTACGATACCGACAAAAAACAGTTTGAGAGCAAAATCATCTGGCCACGTGGATTGACGATGCGGCGCACAGAAAGCTATCTGCACGACCGCAGCGGCAGATTGTTAGAGCGTTTTGTGAATGGGCGGCGGGAAGAGAGCATCACACGCGACAGCGCCAACAACAGCACCATCAGCACCGATGCGCGCGGCTTCAAGACGGAAGTGCGGCGAAATGAATTTGAACAAGTGGTGGAAATCCGCTACGGCGATAACAGCACAGTCCGGCGCAAATACTCAGCCTCGCATATGCAGTTGCTGGAAGAAGAAGACGAAGCCGGCATCAAAACCCGCTACGAATATGACGCCAAGGGCAATTTACTGAGCAAAACCGAAGCGCTGGACTTACCGGAACAACGTATCACCGAATATGCGCGCAACCCGCAGGGACAGCTCATCAAACTCACACGCAAAGGGCGTACCGAAAGCAATGGGACAGTCACACCGGATGCCGTGCTGCAGATGGAGTATGACGCAGTGGGCCAATTGGCCTTATTGATCGACGCAGAAAACGGCCATTGGCGCTTTAATTACGACCGCGCCGGCAATTTGCGCAGTGTGAGCAACCCGCTGCGCGAGCGCACCAGCTTCACCTACAATAGCGCCGGACTTTTGTTGGAAGTGACGAATGCCCTGAATCATAAAACCAGCTTTGTGTATGACAAAGTGGGCAATCTGATCAAGCAAACCGATGCGCGCAGCAAAGACTGGCACAGCAAATATGATGGCATGCGACGCCTGGTGCAGCGCATCAACGCAGTCAACGGGGTCAGCAGCCGTCGCTACTGGCACACCGGGCTGGCGCAGGAAGAAGAGGATGAAGACGGGCGCAAACAGCACTATCTGTATGACAATTATCTGCGCCTGATACAGGAAACGGATGATCTCAAGCATCAGACAGAGTACAGCTATTATCTGAACAGCGATCCGGGCCAGGGGCCAGTGTACACGCCGCTGGAAATTAAATATCCGGGCTACAGCAAAAGCCAGCGCTTTGACGCACGCGAGCGGCTGACCAGCGAAACCATCAAGCAGGGTGACAATCTGCAAAGCAGCAGCCACACCAGCAGCCGCAGCTACGACAAGCGCGGCCTGCTGCTGACAGAAACCGACCCCTATCAAAAAACCAGCCAACGCAGTTATGACGGACTGGGACAGATGACCGTGTATGAAGACAGGCTCAAAGGCAAAACCATGCTGAGCTACGATGCGCGCGGCAATCTGCTGCAAGTGGAAGACGCCCGTGGCAAACAATACCGCTATGAATACGACCGCAACGATAAAGTGGTGAAAGAAATCCGTCCCCTGGGCCAGGAAATCGCCTACGTCTGGGACGCCGCAGGACGCTTGCAAAGCCGCACAGATCCCTTGCGCAATAAAGTTCAATACAGCTGGGATGCGGTGGGGCGCTTGCGTCAAGTCGAGCATATCAGCGCCGCCGGCGAGCTGCGCCGCAGCATCACCTTCAGCTACGACGAAGTAGGCAATCTCTTGCAATGGCAAGAGCAGGATCATGCGCGCCAGCAGAGCAGCCAGGCGCAGATGACTTATGACGACGCCAACCGCAAGCTGTCAGAAACCATCACCTGGCCGAATCAAGTCAGCCAAAGCTATCGCTATGAATACAGCAAAGGCGGCAAAAAGACGGCGCTGGTATGGCCGGACGGCAGCCGCATCGCCTATGAATACAGCGCGCATGGGCAATTGCAAAGCGTGCAGATTCCCGGCGAAGGCAGTCTGAGCGTGAACGCCTGGAACTGGCTGCTTCCCGCGAAAAAGACTCTGCCAGGCGGCAGCGTGCAGGAAGCGCGCTATGACGGCATATTGAATTTGCGCGGCCTGCAACTGAAAAATCCAGCGCAACAAAACGTGCTGAGTTTGGAAAACCGCTATGGCAAAGCGTTTGAATTAACACAGCGCAGCCGCAGCCAGGCCGAAGGCAGTTGGCAGGAAAGCTTCCAATACGACCATGAACAGCGCCTGACACAAGCTGCGCGCAGCGGCAGCCTGGGCGAAGAAACGCAAAGCTTCACGCTGGATGGCGTAGCCAACCGGACGCAACATTCACGCACCGAAGGCGCCTGGGAATACGACGCCAACAACCGCTTGCTGCGACGCGGCAGCGGGGCCAACGCCACGCGTTACGACTGGGACGACAATGGCGCGCTGCAACGCCGCAGCGAAGGCGGCAATCAGGTGCAGCAATACATCCATGATGAAGAAAACCGTTTAAGCGAAGTACGCGACGGCGCCGGCAAGCTGATCGCACGTTACGGCTACGACCCGATGCACCGGCGCATCTGGAAAGAACAATTCCGTGACAGACAAGGCAATGCGTTGGGACAGGCGCTGCGCACGCTGTATCTGTACAACGACGAAGGCCTGCTGGCCGAAAGCACGCAGCCTATCAGCCTGCAAGCCGATGGCAGCGCAGTCAGCACAGGCGAAGTCCAGATTCAAGCGCAATACGGCGCCGAGCCGGGTACAATGTTCGGCACGGCGTATCAGTTCGCCAAGCTGAAAGCCGGCAACGGCGAAAGCAAATTCGTCTACCTGCAAAACGACCACCTGGGCGCGCCGATACTGGCGACGGACAAAGAAGGGACGGTGCAGTGGAGCATGCGGGCGGATGTGTTCGGCATGGAAAACCAGGTGTGGACGGATGCAGGCCAGGGCGTCAAGCTGAATTTCCGCTTTCCGGGGCAGTATGCGGATGAAGAGACCGGGTTCTTTTATAATTGGCACAGGTATTATGATCCGGGGGTGGGGAGGTATATTCAGTCTGATCCGATTGGGCTAAAAGGGGGGATGAATACGTATGCTTATGTGGGGGGGAATCCAACCGCATACACTGATACGTTCGGGTTGTCATTGGATGGGGTTAAGTACGTAATGGGGCAGGTTCGAGGTAGTTTTCCAGAAATCAAACCAAATGGGCCTATTGTTTTGGGGCCAGTGCCAGAGGGGGCCGCAGGTCAGACAAGTAATTGGAATGGGACGATTACAATGCCCCCAAACTTTTCCCCGAAGAAATGTTTGTCTCGAAACGAATGGGAAAACCTGTTTTATACGTTATTCCACGAAGGTATGCACAGTACAGATGACTTCATTACTAGAGTAACTACAACAAATAGCGAGAATGATGAGCATCACCAGAAAATTCATCGTCGAGAAGCATTTGAGAAAATGCGGCCAAAAGGACAGCAAAAGCCAATGTGGGGAAAACCGCGCGCGACACCTGTAAATGAAAATCAACTCTACGAAGAATATGTGAAAAATTCGCCTGATTGCAAATGCCAAAAATAA
- a CDS encoding IS66 family transposase, protein MPREDVLHEPASCDCPECGKAMRKVGEDVTEKLSVQPAVFSVKRHRYPKYACQACQSIHQAPSAPSIIDGGGVEHDVLAWLLVSKYLDHLPLYRLEQIGERHNVPLSRTKLAQWVGRTGVALAPLADRLAQLLRQRRCLHADETPVAQLAPKTGKTERGYQWVYRSNDMEPGPRIVVYDYQPSRQGQHARNMLAGWSGYLMADAYSGYQALFAGGVVELGCMAHARRKFFDLHAARPTPITTEALHRFAQLYEIEREAKDMCVEQRADLRREKVCLC, encoded by the coding sequence TTGCCGCGCGAAGACGTGTTGCACGAGCCGGCCAGTTGCGACTGCCCGGAATGCGGCAAAGCGATGCGCAAAGTTGGCGAAGATGTCACAGAAAAATTATCGGTGCAGCCGGCAGTGTTCAGCGTCAAGCGTCACCGCTATCCGAAATATGCCTGTCAGGCTTGCCAATCCATTCATCAGGCGCCCAGCGCACCGTCGATTATTGACGGCGGCGGCGTTGAGCACGATGTGCTGGCTTGGTTGCTGGTGTCGAAATATCTCGATCATCTGCCGCTGTATCGCCTGGAGCAGATCGGTGAGCGCCATAATGTGCCCCTGTCCCGCACCAAGCTGGCGCAGTGGGTAGGACGTACAGGCGTGGCGCTGGCGCCGTTGGCGGATCGCTTGGCGCAATTGTTGCGACAGCGGCGCTGCTTGCATGCCGATGAAACGCCGGTGGCGCAATTAGCGCCGAAAACCGGCAAAACCGAGCGCGGCTATCAATGGGTGTACCGCAGCAACGATATGGAGCCTGGGCCACGGATTGTGGTGTATGACTATCAGCCATCACGCCAGGGACAGCACGCGCGCAACATGCTGGCGGGCTGGAGCGGCTATTTGATGGCGGATGCGTATTCCGGCTATCAGGCATTATTTGCTGGCGGCGTGGTGGAGCTGGGCTGTATGGCGCATGCGCGGCGCAAATTCTTCGATTTGCACGCAGCACGTCCAACGCCCATCACCACCGAAGCCTTGCATCGCTTTGCTCAGTTATATGAAATTGAGCGCGAAGCAAAAGACATGTGCGTAGAACAACGCGCGGATTTGCGACGGGAAAAAGTCTGCCTCTGTTAG